One stretch of Wolbachia endosymbiont of Armadillidium arcangelii DNA includes these proteins:
- the ltrA gene encoding group II intron reverse transcriptase/maturase has protein sequence MIKIPIKLQDLRRKIYTKAKAEPEWRFWGIYVHVCKMETLEEAYKLTKKSNGAPGIDGVTFESIEATDLRGYLQQIRHELITKTYSPNRNRRKEIPKSEEKLRMLNIPCIRDRVVQTALKLIIEPIFESDFQDGSYGYRPKRKACEAISRVAKTAIEGNTKCIDLDLKSYFDNVRHHILMEKIAKRINDKEVMRLIKLILKIGGKRGIAQGSPISPLLSNIYLNEVDKMLEKAKEVTKEGKYQHIEYARWADDLVILISGHPKWKWLEKSVYKRVQEELAKLKVEVNEEKTKVINLKEGRIFSYLGFDFRRKITRQGKWSIQTTPQMKARTNLIRKLKEIFRCYKSQPIGRVIHIINPILRGWVNYFRIGHSSRTFRYVKQWVMKKVRRNLMRARKAKGFGWKKWSNEWIYRTLGLYEDYRIRYYVPKALPAQYAINFGKETTRKA, from the coding sequence ATGATAAAAATACCAATAAAATTACAAGACCTGAGAAGAAAGATATATACCAAAGCAAAGGCAGAACCGGAATGGCGATTCTGGGGAATCTATGTTCATGTCTGCAAAATGGAGACACTGGAGGAAGCCTACAAGCTAACGAAGAAGAGTAATGGAGCACCAGGAATTGATGGAGTGACATTCGAATCAATAGAAGCAACAGACTTAAGAGGGTACCTCCAACAAATAAGACACGAGCTAATAACCAAAACCTATAGCCCAAATAGGAACCGGAGGAAGGAAATACCAAAATCTGAAGAAAAACTCAGAATGTTGAACATACCCTGCATCCGGGATAGAGTAGTGCAAACAGCACTAAAGCTAATAATTGAACCAATATTCGAATCTGACTTTCAGGACGGATCATATGGATATAGACCAAAAAGAAAAGCGTGTGAAGCAATAAGCAGAGTAGCAAAAACAGCAATCGAAGGCAACACAAAATGTATTGACCTAGATCTGAAATCCTACTTTGATAACGTGCGACATCATATTCTTATGGAGAAAATTGCAAAAAGAATAAACGATAAAGAAGTCATGCGCTTAATTAAGCTAATCCTCAAGATAGGAGGAAAACGAGGAATAGCACAGGGATCACCAATTTCGCCATTACTGAGTAATATATACCTAAATGAGGTAGACAAAATGCTAGAGAAAGCAAAAGAGGTGACTAAAGAGGGAAAATATCAACATATAGAATACGCCAGATGGGCTGATGATTTAGTGATACTGATAAGTGGACACCCAAAATGGAAATGGCTAGAAAAATCAGTTTACAAAAGGGTACAAGAAGAATTAGCAAAACTAAAAGTAGAAGTAAATGAAGAAAAGACAAAAGTAATCAATCTAAAAGAAGGAAGAATATTCAGCTACTTAGGATTTGATTTTCGAAGGAAAATTACAAGACAAGGAAAGTGGAGCATACAAACAACACCACAGATGAAAGCACGGACAAACCTAATACGCAAGTTGAAGGAAATATTTCGCTGCTATAAGTCGCAACCAATAGGAAGAGTGATTCATATCATTAATCCAATATTGAGAGGGTGGGTAAACTACTTTAGGATTGGACACTCAAGTCGAACCTTCAGGTACGTGAAACAGTGGGTAATGAAGAAAGTAAGACGCAACTTAATGCGAGCCAGAAAAGCAAAAGGATTTGGCTGGAAGAAGTGGAGTAACGAATGGATATACCGAACGCTAGGTTTATATGAAGACTACAGAATAAGGTATTACGTTCCGAAAGCATTACCAGCACAATATGCTATAAACTTTGGTAAAGAAACTACTAGGAAAGCGTAG
- a CDS encoding IS4-like element ISWpi18 family transposase, whose amino-acid sequence MFIKNKLMSLNFINAHRASSKDFSRKRKLPFINVFLLIFRKSVKSLQVMLNEFVLHTRKDYTITASAFTQARKKLKHTAFSELNDDIVSLYYQDQEFKTHHGFRVLAFDASILILPKSDKIIGEFGSRAVWNGIQRFEDYTSATFEVCYDVLNNIAIKSVLSRGDSYEVDLAIGMLESIKSDDLLICDRGYVSYRFLAELTGRKINYIIRCPSSSFNEINAMFKPESPSSMVVVSTAPIKVARQLRKLGLPDEMKFRLVKIILSSGEVEVLVTSLLDEQSFTVEEFERLYYLRWGVETFFSRLKGRLNLENFTGKSIETIKQDFWSTIFISNLESIMIEDDEETLSAQNSKLKKSINKSVSFNAIKNLAFDIFSTESDIDCIMDRLSQLFLMNTLVVRKGRRVDRHKISDIRSLNYQKRARKHVF is encoded by the coding sequence ATGTTTATAAAAAATAAATTGATGAGTTTAAACTTTATAAACGCACACAGAGCATCCTCAAAAGACTTCTCACGAAAAAGAAAGCTGCCCTTCATTAATGTATTTCTCCTGATTTTTAGAAAGAGTGTAAAGTCATTACAAGTAATGCTTAATGAGTTTGTTCTGCATACAAGAAAAGATTACACAATTACGGCAAGTGCATTTACTCAAGCAAGAAAGAAGCTAAAGCATACTGCGTTTTCAGAGTTAAATGATGATATAGTTTCCCTATACTACCAAGATCAGGAATTTAAAACCCACCATGGCTTCAGAGTACTTGCATTTGATGCTTCAATACTGATTCTGCCAAAGAGCGACAAAATAATAGGCGAGTTTGGCTCAAGAGCAGTATGGAATGGAATCCAGAGATTTGAAGACTATACAAGTGCAACCTTTGAAGTTTGCTACGATGTGCTAAATAATATTGCAATAAAATCTGTGCTAAGTAGAGGTGACAGCTATGAGGTTGATTTAGCGATCGGTATGCTTGAATCCATAAAATCAGACGATTTGTTAATCTGTGATAGAGGATACGTATCTTATCGATTTCTTGCTGAGCTTACAGGAAGGAAAATCAATTATATAATTCGCTGTCCAAGTTCGTCTTTCAATGAAATAAACGCTATGTTTAAGCCGGAAAGCCCATCTAGTATGGTGGTAGTGTCTACCGCACCTATTAAAGTAGCAAGACAGCTACGAAAGCTAGGATTACCTGATGAGATGAAATTCAGGTTAGTCAAAATAATACTTTCTTCTGGAGAAGTTGAAGTGTTAGTAACATCTCTGTTAGATGAGCAAAGTTTTACAGTCGAAGAGTTTGAGAGATTATATTACTTGCGCTGGGGAGTAGAAACATTTTTTTCTAGGCTGAAGGGAAGATTAAATTTAGAGAATTTCACAGGAAAAAGTATTGAAACTATCAAGCAGGATTTTTGGTCAACTATCTTCATCAGTAATCTAGAAAGTATCATGATAGAAGATGATGAAGAGACATTGAGCGCACAGAATAGTAAACTAAAAAAAAGCATCAATAAATCTGTCTCATTTAATGCGATTAAAAACTTAGCCTTTGATATTTTTTCTACAGAGTCAGACATAGACTGCATTATGGATCGACTATCACAGTTATTTTTGATGAACACTTTAGTGGTAAGAAAAGGGAGAAGAGTTGATCGTCATAAGATATCTGATATTCGTTCACTCAACTACCAGAAAAGAGCTAGAAAACATGTGTTTTAA
- a CDS encoding ankyrin repeat domain-containing protein has protein sequence MNEVRVAELILRYVDKIDNEDGHTPLHWAAKNNHFNIVETLLNRGANINVVDELKRTPLHLAAMEGHKDVVKILLNQGAGVNAVDRFKKTPLILAAYKGCTEVAKVLIEAGADVSIQDNQGNTFIKKTLVELEKLYRKVFLHYGQTCSFMYADYFDATPVISAEIRGKIEWCRLLLKQEANIDSYEFSSIYKCIISILEDKNSDRKLIGIGELIDLLQEHYYELSDRNKSILKDNCPDDFEIYGKMEQMLSCEFPTIYRVILLCNERPENVLNLLKNRDNRDRLKEELKAYRKNCSYAPFPTYDWLKNYLPFRIECKEREIKREIGRKEREIEENITRGKFAVVSSQKEGEERKDEVVFRADNMLYSILTNMDSNNNSSGKIEHIVYRQADIFKKELEKFDKKDLQNIAVASLIRQNIPDAENKDLQNIAIASLIRQDILDAENNANGMILWSEHKGKIVLSVVGLCIAGAIAACVLAYPVAALALTVLAAAILMVAGIVKACEKSEDPGTKKSNVSVSIGSGEAARSFF, from the coding sequence TTGAATGAGGTACGTGTTGCAGAATTAATACTTAGGTATGTTGATAAAATTGATAATGAAGATGGACATACTCCTTTACATTGGGCCGCTAAAAATAATCATTTTAATATAGTAGAAACTCTATTGAATAGGGGAGCAAATATTAATGTAGTAGATGAATTGAAAAGAACTCCTTTACATCTTGCTGCTATGGAGGGTCACAAAGATGTAGTAAAAATTCTGTTAAATCAAGGAGCAGGTGTTAATGCAGTAGATAGATTTAAAAAGACTCCTTTAATTTTGGCTGCTTACAAGGGCTGTACAGAGGTAGCAAAGGTTCTAATAGAAGCAGGAGCTGATGTTAGTATTCAAGACAATCAAGGTAATACTTTCATAAAGAAAACTCTAGTAGAGTTAGAAAAACTTTATCGTAAAGTTTTTCTTCATTATGGACAAACTTGTAGTTTTATGTACGCAGATTATTTTGATGCAACGCCTGTTATCTCAGCCGAAATTAGGGGGAAAATTGAGTGGTGTCGTTTGTTATTAAAGCAAGAGGCTAATATTGATAGTTATGAATTTAGCAGTATTTATAAGTGTATTATAAGTATTCTTGAAGATAAAAATTCTGATAGAAAACTAATTGGTATAGGTGAGTTAATTGACTTATTACAAGAACACTATTATGAACTAAGTGATAGAAATAAAAGTATTCTTAAAGATAATTGTCCTGACGATTTTGAGATTTATGGAAAAATGGAGCAGATGCTATCTTGTGAATTTCCCACAATATACAGGGTTATTTTATTGTGTAATGAGCGTCCAGAAAATGTTTTAAATCTATTAAAAAATCGCGATAACAGAGACCGACTAAAGGAGGAGCTTAAAGCTTATCGAAAAAATTGTTCGTATGCACCGTTTCCTACATATGATTGGCTTAAAAATTATCTCCCTTTTAGAATAGAATGTAAAGAAAGAGAGATAAAACGTGAAATAGGACGTAAAGAAAGAGAGATAGAAGAAAATATTACGCGCGGTAAGTTTGCTGTTGTATCTTCTCAAAAAGAAGGAGAAGAAAGGAAAGATGAAGTTGTCTTCCGTGCTGATAATATGCTGTATAGTATTTTAACAAATATGGATAGTAATAATAATTCTTCAGGAAAAATAGAACATATAGTATATAGACAAGCTGATATATTCAAAAAAGAGTTAGAAAAATTTGACAAAAAGGACTTACAAAATATAGCAGTTGCATCTTTGATCCGTCAAAACATACCAGATGCAGAAAATAAGGATTTACAAAATATAGCAATTGCATCTTTGATCCGTCAAGACATACTAGATGCAGAAAATAATGCTAACGGTATGATCCTCTGGAGTGAACACAAAGGAAAGATTGTCCTAAGTGTTGTTGGGCTATGTATAGCTGGTGCTATTGCAGCCTGTGTGTTGGCGTATCCTGTAGCTGCACTAGCTTTAACAGTTTTAGCAGCAGCTATATTAATGGTCGCTGGTATTGTCAAAGCTTGTGAGAAATCAGAAGATCCAGGGACGAAAAAGTCAAATGTATCTGTTTCTATAGGCAGTGGAGAAGCAGCTCGTTCATTTTTTTGA
- a CDS encoding group II intron maturase-specific domain-containing protein yields MEEIISMINPIIRGWGNFYRHCHNAKCVFSALDHYVWNRLWRWLKKKNPDTSRRVLCKRYRQKMENRSRYRWLNIMLMADIKVGRHDLVKLRYPDYAHKTLESPVYNERCTPGLGIEEEETNMSNHRTASSSYSHA; encoded by the coding sequence ATGGAAGAGATCATTAGCATGATTAACCCAATAATACGGGGTTGGGGAAATTTTTATCGCCATTGTCATAATGCTAAATGTGTTTTTTCAGCACTGGATCACTATGTGTGGAACAGGTTATGGAGATGGTTAAAGAAGAAAAACCCAGATACATCCCGGAGAGTTCTCTGTAAACGCTACAGGCAGAAAATGGAGAACAGATCAAGGTATCGGTGGTTGAATATCATGCTGATGGCAGATATTAAAGTAGGTCGTCATGATTTGGTTAAGCTACGCTACCCCGACTACGCGCATAAAACATTGGAAAGCCCGGTGTATAACGAAAGGTGCACGCCGGGTTTGGGAATAGAGGAAGAGGAAACCAATATGAGTAATCATAGAACGGCCTCTTCCTCATATTCACATGCGTGA
- a CDS encoding reverse transcriptase domain-containing protein, producing the protein MEIIEKKRKICNIVGGVLSPLLANISLSRIEDSYGQYVKYPVQKNGLPYKRPVDALRIYRHRERKAGRPVYLPIRYADDFVILVNGTQEDAMREKARLREVLLEELKLSLSEEKTKVTRLDEGFTFLSHRIRLRWDKRWGYWSRVEIPKEKIKDFRY; encoded by the coding sequence CTGGAAATAATCGAGAAGAAAAGAAAAATTTGCAACATTGTTGGCGGGGTATTATCACCTCTGCTGGCAAATATTAGTCTATCAAGAATTGAAGACTCATATGGTCAGTATGTGAAGTACCCAGTACAGAAAAATGGCCTTCCGTATAAACGCCCTGTAGATGCTTTGCGAATATATCGCCACCGAGAGCGTAAAGCTGGACGTCCAGTTTATCTTCCTATCCGCTACGCAGATGACTTTGTTATCTTGGTAAACGGTACACAAGAAGATGCTATGCGTGAAAAGGCACGTTTAAGGGAAGTTCTTCTCGAGGAATTAAAATTATCCTTGTCTGAAGAAAAGACCAAAGTAACGCGCTTAGATGAAGGGTTCACATTCCTTAGTCACCGCATACGTCTTAGGTGGGATAAGAGGTGGGGATATTGGTCTCGAGTAGAAATACCGAAAGAAAAAATTAAAGACTTTCGGTACTAA
- a CDS encoding zinc ribbon domain-containing protein, producing MDEDVFDIAQEQLAENRKIARTRERGAKHSLQVCKRCRYAYYGSPVRNKRGEKIDHYAYYRCIGRDSYRFGGNKICDNKHIRTDALETAVWEEVKHLLKNPNRVLEEYRRRLSELKKSSWDQKSDLLEKQENKLKRGIARLIDSYAQ from the coding sequence GTGGACGAAGATGTATTTGATATAGCTCAAGAACAATTAGCTGAAAATAGAAAAATAGCAAGGACAAGAGAAAGAGGAGCAAAACATTCACTACAAGTATGTAAGCGTTGTCGTTATGCATATTACGGAAGTCCTGTAAGAAATAAGCGAGGAGAAAAAATTGATCATTATGCTTATTATCGTTGTATAGGTAGAGATTCTTACCGTTTTGGTGGTAATAAAATTTGTGATAATAAACACATTCGTACAGATGCATTAGAAACAGCCGTGTGGGAAGAGGTTAAGCATTTATTGAAAAATCCAAATAGGGTTTTGGAAGAATACAGGCGTAGACTTTCAGAGCTTAAAAAATCATCATGGGATCAAAAAAGCGATTTACTAGAGAAACAAGAAAATAAATTAAAACGTGGTATTGCTAGACTTATTGATAGTTATGCTCAATAA
- a CDS encoding recombinase family protein produces the protein MSIITRTGKKCWDRSVIWGMLKNPAYKGQAAFGKTKVGTTYQTTETFL, from the coding sequence ATGTCTATTATAACACGAACAGGAAAAAAGTGCTGGGATAGAAGTGTGATTTGGGGTATGTTAAAAAATCCTGCTTACAAAGGACAAGCGGCTTTTGGTAAAACAAAAGTAGGTACAACATATCAGACCACAGAAACATTCTTGTGA
- a CDS encoding recombinase family protein, which produces MSINLLTMATVLVRPDLEKLHDKVTEGKIDRFIHLIAYLGNMHIKFEEFEKAGAETVFLNYEINNNPESQLLLQMQGMIAEYERAKIMERSRRGKIYAANKGCVSVMGGAPYGYRYIDKYMGGGQALFEINEEEANIVRKVFLWVGRESWGSVSSAKHYVYYNTNRKKVLG; this is translated from the coding sequence GTGAGTATAAATTTATTGACAATGGCTACAGTGTTAGTCCGTCCTGATCTAGAAAAATTACATGATAAAGTAACAGAAGGTAAAATTGATAGATTCATTCACCTGATCGCTTATCTAGGAAATATGCATATCAAATTTGAAGAATTTGAGAAAGCAGGAGCAGAAACGGTTTTCTTAAATTATGAGATTAACAATAATCCAGAATCTCAGTTACTGTTACAAATGCAAGGTATGATAGCAGAATATGAACGAGCGAAAATTATGGAACGAAGTCGTCGCGGAAAGATTTACGCAGCTAATAAAGGTTGTGTAAGCGTAATGGGAGGAGCTCCTTATGGTTATCGTTATATAGATAAATATATGGGAGGAGGACAAGCTTTATTTGAAATAAACGAAGAAGAAGCTAATATTGTTAGGAAAGTATTTTTGTGGGTAGGAAGAGAAAGTTGGGGAAGTGTGTCGTCGGCTAAACACTATGTCTATTATAACACGAACAGGAAAAAAGTGCTGGGATAG
- a CDS encoding reverse transcriptase domain-containing protein: MLSVNISGTRKRKKYGAHVIRYADDFIVTGKSKEILETKVKRLVEDFLSDRGLTLSTGKTKITHVEQGFDFLGQTVRKEDNHQTFSRKYKPTSEAHPVLDS, encoded by the coding sequence ATGTTATCAGTAAACATTTCGGGAACAAGAAAACGCAAGAAATATGGTGCGCACGTGATTCGCTACGCGGATGACTTCATAGTAACTGGAAAATCAAAAGAAATTCTTGAGACTAAAGTTAAAAGGCTAGTAGAGGATTTCCTCAGCGACAGAGGGTTAACTCTATCCACAGGAAAAACCAAGATCACACACGTAGAACAGGGATTTGATTTTCTAGGTCAGACAGTACGAAAGGAAGATAATCATCAAACCTTCAGCAGAAAGTACAAACCGACTTCTGAAGCGCATCCGGTGCTTGATTCGTAA
- a CDS encoding group II intron maturase-specific domain-containing protein: MIRKNCAATQEKVIELLTPQIRGWVYYHRGICARKAYEKVDSEIFKALWQWSKRRHPNKGLRWIKEKYFKTKEARRWCFAALTKNKGTVEWKELFQATSVPIRRHKKIQAEANPYDKEWYAYFEKRRSNNPSLYEDDKI; the protein is encoded by the coding sequence TTGATTCGTAAGAACTGCGCAGCAACCCAAGAAAAAGTAATAGAACTGCTCACACCTCAAATTCGAGGGTGGGTCTATTACCACAGGGGAATATGCGCAAGAAAAGCTTATGAGAAAGTGGATTCTGAGATTTTTAAAGCCTTATGGCAATGGTCAAAACGCAGACACCCTAATAAAGGCTTACGCTGGATTAAGGAGAAATACTTTAAAACAAAAGAAGCCAGAAGATGGTGCTTTGCAGCGCTGACTAAGAATAAAGGTACAGTTGAGTGGAAGGAACTCTTTCAAGCAACAAGCGTACCAATTCGTCGCCACAAGAAAATTCAAGCTGAGGCAAATCCCTACGATAAAGAATGGTATGCCTACTTTGAAAAACGTAGATCAAATAATCCTTCTCTTTATGAGGATGATAAGATATGA